The following coding sequences lie in one Silurus meridionalis isolate SWU-2019-XX chromosome 19, ASM1480568v1, whole genome shotgun sequence genomic window:
- the setmar gene encoding histone-lysine N-methyltransferase SETMAR: MISLYGGDISNGLENVPVCIEKGLCEEGLQKFQYTPENVQGVGCDVDPSEVTLPGCSCRSASCVPSSCPCLRFGLAYTEGCFLEQREDSGASYSQPVFECDVLCVCGESCQSRVVQSGLQTRLCVFRTENRGWGVVTLEAIRRGRFVCEYAGEVIGFEEARRRQLSQTPEDKNYIIAVQEHGGSQGLGVTFVDPAFMGNVGRFLNHSCHPNLIMMPVRVHSVVPRLALFSSRDIEPGEELTFDYSGGHTEKRVGAGDLQRKVCLCAEQNCTGFLPLDISVLQ; encoded by the exons atgattaGTTTATACGGAGGCGACATCAGCAACGGTCTGGAAAATGTCCCTGTTTGCATCGAAAAAGGCTTGTGTGAGGAGGGTTTGCAAAAATTCCAG TACACACCAGAAAACGTTCAGGGGGTGGGTTGTGACGTTGACCCAAGTGAAGTGACCTTGCCAGGCTGCTCATGCCGCTCGGCGTCCTGTGTGCCGTCCAGCTGCCCGTGCCTGCGTTTTGGCCTGGCGTACACCGAGGGATGTTTCCTGGAGCAACGTGAGGACTCGGGCGCTTCTTACAGCCAGCCTGTTTTTGAATGTGACGTCCTGTGTGTGTGCGGCGAGTCCTGCCAGTCCCGTGTGGTCCAGAGCGGCCTGCAGACCCGCCTCTGTGTTTTCCGAACTGAAAATCGTGGCTGGGGGGTCGTGACCCTGGAAGCCATCAGACGTGGCAGGTTCGTGTGCGAGTACGCCGGGGAGGTGATCGGGTTTGAGGAGGCACGGCGGAGGCAGCTCTCACAGACTCCTGAGGATAAGAATTATATCATCGCAGTGCAGGAGCACGGTGGCTCGCAGGGGCTGGGTGTGACGTTTGTGGACCCGGCCTTTATGGGCAACGTGGGCCGCTTCCTGAACCACTCGTGCCACCCCAACTTAATCATGATGCCCGTACGTGTGCACTCAGTGGTGCCCAGACTGGCCCTGTTTTCCAGCCGAGACATAGAGCCAGGCGAGGAACTTACCTTCGATTACTCAGGAGgacacacagagaaaagagtcgGTGCAGGAGATCTCCAGAggaaagtgtgtctgtgtgctgaACAGAACTGCACTGGCTTTTTACCTTTAGACATTTCAGTCCTGCAATGA
- the brk1 gene encoding probable protein BRICK1 encodes MAGQEDPVQREIHQDWANREYIEVITSSIKKIADFLNSFDMSCRSRLATLNEKLTALERRIEYIEARVTKGETLT; translated from the exons ATGGCCGGCCAGGAGGATCCGGTGCAGAGAGAAATCCACCAGGACTGGGCCAATCGCGAGTATATCGAAGTGATTACCAGCAGCATCAAGAAAATAGCCGATTTCCTCAACTCTTTCG ATATGTCCTGCAGGTCTCGTTTGGCCACACTGAATGAGAAGCTCACCGCCCTGGAGAGAAGGATCGAGTACATCGAGGCCAGA GTTACAAAAGGGGAAACGCTGACCTAA
- the gpx1a gene encoding glutathione peroxidase 1a, with protein sequence MSVNFYDLSAKLLSGETLNFSSLKGKVVLVENVASLUGTTVRDYTQMNELHSKYSEKGLVVLGAPCNQFGHQENAKNEEILNCLKYVRPGNGFEPLFQLLEKIDVNGKDAHPLFVFLKKNLPFPSDNSTALMTDPLFIIWSPVCRNDVSWNFEKFLIGPDGKPFKRYSRSFLTSDIEADIEELLKKVK encoded by the exons ATGTCTGTGAACTTTTATGACCTTTCAGCCAAGCTGCTGTCAGGTGAGACTCTCAATTTCTCCTCGCTCAAGGGAAAAGTGGTGCTGGTTGAAAACGTGGCTTCTCTCTGAGGCACGACGGTCAGGGACTACACTCAGATGAATGAGCTCCACTCCAAATACTCGGAGAAGGGGCTTGTTGTACTGGGAGCTCCCTGCAACCAGTTTGGTCATCAG gaAAACGCCAAGAATGAAGAGATCCTAAACTGCTTGAAGTACGTGCGTCCTGGAAATGGCTTTGAGCCCCTCTTCCAGCTCCTGGAAAAGATCGACGTGAATGGCAAGGACGCGCACCCCCTGTTCGTGTTCCTCAAAAAGAATCTTCCCTTCCCCAGCGACAACTCTACAGCCCTGATGACTGACCCCTTGTTCATCATCTGGAGTCCCGTGTGCAGGAACGACGTCTCCTGGAACTTTGAGAAGTTCCTCATCGGCCCAGATGGGAAGCCGTTCAAGCGCTACAGCAGGAGTTTCCTGACCAGCGACATCGAGGCCGACATTGAAGAACTTCTCAAGAAAGTGAAGTAA